One segment of Urocitellus parryii isolate mUroPar1 chromosome 5, mUroPar1.hap1, whole genome shotgun sequence DNA contains the following:
- the LOC144255098 gene encoding sperm motility kinase-like: MRDQCSQSSVALQEQSSCSEPAFTDHYMVLQDIGEGGFAQLKLARHLLTGTQVAVKVLAKGATKFTLQSEPEMMAELDHPNVIHLFQVMETQKYLYLIMEHAGGGELWDFIPTTGMEEEEARRMFRQIGQAVQYCHQKGIVHLDLKPENVMVDDERNVKLIDFGLSTRVTAGKKLNKFFGTLLYVPPEIICHQEYEGPPADIWSLGVVLYAMLTGILPFEASTDSKLKKLIRLGRYIIPSHVSKEAKSLICEILKVDPKQRPTIDQVLGHPWLTQGEEASPSSPCEVLPKLPDLTILKTMINMGYDHYNTWVSVVRRKFNDAMATYRILQHQSTQGEASTAQVKPKHYPGPKDPPWVCHKKFPSEPALPLPCEQQQQPARSASMPTITLRCFLKDTLPPSLASQPDPVPSPSPSQETSTRQPPDRIPGWKRVRRRIAKCLRQLCCIPCFCGPLSRKRVVPVETPSPERQN; encoded by the coding sequence ATGAGAGATCAGTGTAGTCAGAGCAGTGTAGCGCTGCAGGAGCAGAGCTCTTGCTCTGAGCCTGCCTTCACGGACCATTATATGGTCCTGCAGGACATTGGGGAAGGGGGCTTCGCCCAGTTGAAACTTGCCCGCCATCTTCTTACTGGGACACAGGTTGCAGTGAAGGTCTTGGCCAAAGGAGCCACGAAATTCACCTTGCAATCTGAACCAGAGATGATGGCGGAATTGGACCACCCAAATGTGATCCATCTCTTTCAGGTCATGGAGACCCAGAAATACCTCTACCTCATCATGGAGCACGCAGGTGGGGGAGAGCTTTGGGATTTCATCCCAACAACtggcatggaggaggaggaggcccgcAGAATGTTTAGGCAGATCGGGCAGGCTGTGCAGTACTGCCACCAGAAGGGCATCGTGCACCTGGACCTGAAGCCGGAGAACGTGATGGTGGATGACGAACGCAATGTGAAGCTCATTGACTTTGGCCTGAGCACCAGAGTCACAGCTGGAAAGAAGCTGAATAAATTCTTTGGCACTCTCCTCTATGTTCCCCCAGAAATTATCTGTCATCAAGAATATGAGGGCCCCCCGGCAGACATCTGGAGCTTGGGTGTGGTCCTCTATGCAATGCTCACAGGGATATTGCCATTTGAGGCAAGCACCGATAGCAAGCTGAAGAAACTCATCAGGTTGGGCAGGTACATCATTCCTTCACATGTCTCCAAGGAAGCCAAGAGCCTCATCTGTGAGATACTCAAAGTGGACCCCAAGCAGAGGCCCACCATAGACCAGGTATTGGGGCACCCGTGGCTGACCCAGGGGGAGGAAGCTTCACCCAGTTCTCCTTGTGAGGTACTCCCCAAACTCCCGGACCTCACAATCTTGAAAACTATGATCAACATGGGTTATGACCACTATAACACCTGGGTGTCCGTAGTGAGAAGGAAATTCAATGATGCAATGGCCACTTACCGCATCCTCCAGCACCAGAGCACCCAAGGGGAGGCCTCCACAGCCCAGGTGAAGCCCAAGCATTACCCAGGCCCTAAGGATCCTCCCTGGGTCTGCCACAAGAAGTTTCCCAGTGAGCCTGCCCTTCCCTTGCcctgtgagcagcagcagcagcctgctaGAAGTGCCAGCATGCCCACCATCACTCTCCGCTGCTTCCTCAAGGACACACTGCCTCCCAGCCTAGCCTCCCAGCCTGACCCAGTGCCCAGCCCCTCACCCTCCCAAGAGACCTCCACAAGGCAACCCCCAGACAGAATCCCGGGTTggaagagggtgaggaggaggattgCCAAATGCCTCAGGCAGCTATGCTGCATACCCTGCTTTTGTGGGCCACTCTCCAGAAAGAGAGTGGTTCCCGTGGAAACGCCCAGCCCAGAAAGACAGAACTGA